In Holophagales bacterium, one DNA window encodes the following:
- a CDS encoding Rrf2 family transcriptional regulator produces the protein MLSRSSEYAIRALAYLGQREDRAPWVLARQIAADLDIPFPFLAKILQTLAGEGVLESQRGRNGGFRLARNPERLSLFEIVEPFDKLGARRLCVLGQKVCSDETACPLHHTWKHSLNSFLHRLRTTSLEDLKSHPTAIGFPSRRERPKTPPPAIPEA, from the coding sequence ATGCTCTCACGTAGCTCGGAGTACGCCATCCGTGCCCTTGCCTACCTTGGTCAGCGCGAGGACCGCGCCCCGTGGGTGCTCGCGCGGCAGATCGCCGCCGACCTCGACATCCCGTTCCCGTTCCTCGCCAAGATCCTGCAGACCCTCGCCGGAGAGGGCGTGCTCGAGAGCCAGCGTGGCCGCAACGGCGGCTTTCGTCTGGCGCGCAATCCCGAGCGCCTTTCGCTCTTCGAGATCGTCGAGCCGTTCGACAAGCTCGGCGCGCGGCGGCTCTGCGTCCTCGGTCAGAAGGTCTGCTCGGACGAGACGGCCTGCCCGCTCCACCACACCTGGAAGCACTCGCTGAACTCGTTCCTCCACCGACTGCGGACGACGTCGCTCGAGGATCTCAAGAGTCACCCCACGGCCATCGGCTTTCCGAGCCGGCGCGAACGGCCGAAGACGCCGCCGCCGGCGATTCCCGAGGCCTGA
- a CDS encoding thioredoxin family protein yields the protein MFDRTRRSLLGGLLGLVLVAPVSAAPTPKASLRLAAQRTAYRPGETARIVARVTIEHGWHVQSNRPTFDYLIPTVLTVRLPAGWSAPTVSYPEPKLWKAGFVEQPIAVYEGEARILAELVVPADAAGEIPVTATLEYQACDDRTCIQPLEAEASLTLRIGEGGATDPAFSSSQPISPGGETPAVAVPKVGLAGMLFAALLGGLILNAMPCVLPVLSLKLFGLVRSASAGRREVAAGGLATALGILASFWALALAAIAARAAGSAVGWGVQFQEPGFVAFLVAVVALFSLNLWGLFEVPLPQRLARLGEAGGGEGPAGHFVSGLFATLMATPCSAPFLGTAVSFALAQPAGGVLAIFTAVGLGMAAPYLLLAVAPGTARFLPKPGVWMDTLKGFMGFLLAGAAVWLLYVLAAQISPERVLAVELVLLALGLAAWLHSRTRAGSLGRRLAAVGMLAACLSTIALAATATPASRTAVETGASAAGGRIAWKKFDRAEAEKLAAAGRLVFVDVTADWCLTCKVNERVVLGTAEVADAFARHDVVAMKADWTNRDAAIGAFLAEHGRYGIPFYLLYRPGQPPHVFGELLSRESVVSVLASSAAAR from the coding sequence ATGTTCGATCGCACGCGCCGCTCGTTGCTCGGAGGCCTGCTCGGCCTCGTTCTGGTCGCTCCCGTCAGCGCCGCCCCCACACCCAAAGCGAGCCTCCGGCTGGCGGCGCAACGCACCGCCTATCGGCCCGGCGAGACCGCGCGCATCGTGGCCCGAGTGACGATCGAGCACGGCTGGCACGTCCAGTCGAACCGCCCGACGTTCGACTATCTGATTCCGACCGTGCTTACGGTTCGTCTGCCCGCCGGATGGTCCGCGCCGACGGTGAGCTACCCGGAGCCGAAGCTCTGGAAGGCCGGCTTCGTCGAGCAGCCGATCGCCGTCTACGAGGGCGAGGCGCGAATCCTTGCCGAGCTCGTCGTGCCGGCGGATGCGGCGGGAGAGATCCCCGTGACCGCGACGCTCGAGTACCAGGCCTGCGACGACCGCACCTGCATCCAACCGCTCGAGGCCGAGGCGTCGTTGACCCTGCGGATCGGCGAAGGAGGAGCGACGGATCCGGCCTTCTCCTCCAGCCAGCCGATCTCGCCGGGCGGCGAGACCCCGGCGGTCGCCGTGCCGAAGGTCGGACTCGCGGGGATGCTCTTCGCCGCGCTGCTCGGCGGGCTGATCCTCAACGCGATGCCGTGCGTGTTGCCGGTGCTCTCGCTCAAGCTCTTCGGTCTGGTGCGCAGCGCGAGCGCCGGACGGCGCGAGGTCGCCGCCGGCGGACTGGCCACGGCGCTCGGCATCCTGGCCTCCTTCTGGGCCCTGGCTCTCGCCGCGATCGCTGCGCGGGCCGCCGGCAGCGCCGTGGGCTGGGGGGTGCAGTTCCAGGAACCGGGCTTCGTCGCCTTCCTCGTCGCCGTGGTGGCGCTCTTCTCGCTCAACCTCTGGGGGCTCTTCGAAGTCCCCTTGCCACAGCGCCTCGCTCGGCTCGGCGAAGCCGGCGGAGGAGAGGGACCGGCGGGGCATTTCGTCTCGGGGCTCTTCGCGACCCTGATGGCGACGCCTTGCTCCGCCCCGTTCCTCGGCACGGCGGTGTCGTTCGCCCTGGCGCAGCCGGCGGGCGGCGTGCTCGCCATCTTCACGGCGGTCGGACTGGGAATGGCAGCACCCTATCTCTTGCTTGCCGTGGCACCCGGGACCGCCCGCTTCCTGCCGAAGCCCGGTGTCTGGATGGACACGCTCAAGGGCTTCATGGGATTCCTGCTCGCCGGCGCCGCCGTCTGGCTGCTCTACGTCCTGGCCGCACAGATCTCGCCGGAGCGGGTTCTCGCCGTCGAGCTGGTGCTGCTCGCCCTCGGGCTCGCAGCCTGGCTGCACTCGCGCACGCGCGCCGGCTCGCTCGGCCGGCGGCTCGCCGCCGTCGGCATGCTCGCCGCCTGCCTGTCGACGATCGCGCTCGCCGCGACGGCCACGCCCGCCTCGCGCACGGCGGTCGAAACCGGAGCAAGCGCTGCCGGTGGCCGCATCGCCTGGAAGAAGTTCGATCGCGCCGAGGCCGAGAAGCTGGCGGCCGCCGGACGGCTGGTGTTCGTCGACGTGACCGCCGACTGGTGCCTCACCTGCAAGGTGAACGAGCGCGTCGTCCTCGGTACCGCCGAGGTCGCCGACGCCTTCGCACGCCACGACGTCGTCGCGATGAAGGCCGACTGGACCAACCGTGACGCGGCGATCGGCGCCTTCCTCGCCGAGCACGGCCGCTACGGCATCCCGTTCTACCTGCTCTACCGACCCGGGCAGCCGCCGCATGTCTTCGGCGAGCTGCTGAGCCGCGAGAGCGTGGTGTCGGTCCTCGCGTCGTCGGCCGCCGCACGCTAG
- a CDS encoding 4Fe-4S binding protein → MSQLAERPKPFVFPEYCKGCGRCIDVCSKHCISLGSEINPQTGLIPIVLDLEACNGCGLCITACPEPFGLQAQAPGEDYELQDPAALFGARHHEAPQPVDLPAEWVPVPEVAPLVVKGNYAAAIGALLAGCRHVYGYPITPSTEGAELMAKLLPKLDGVFLQAVSEVATVNIMYGCGGAGLPCLTFTSSPGFSLMLEGISYMIGAEVPGVFVNVMRGGPGLGNIAPEQSDIKLACRGLGHGNTHAITLAPATPQEMLDLSMLAFELSFKYRNPVVIASDGYLGQMTGRVNLPKKMVRPGLPAWAVYGDKMHRGNLICSIYLSEAELEEHNRHLIDKYARITAAEQRADLFHCGDAETLVIACTTPAQMAKGAVQELRQMGIKAGLFRPITLWPFPIQHLLPLLKRVERIVVVEASHGQLEDELRLALSNAGVFRPPLIEHVRHYGGMLPSQSEIVHQVLAAEEVAS, encoded by the coding sequence ATGTCCCAACTCGCAGAACGTCCCAAGCCGTTCGTCTTCCCTGAGTACTGCAAGGGATGCGGACGCTGCATCGACGTTTGCTCGAAGCACTGCATTTCGCTCGGCAGCGAAATCAACCCGCAAACCGGCCTGATCCCGATCGTCCTCGACCTCGAGGCGTGCAACGGGTGCGGCCTCTGCATCACCGCCTGTCCGGAGCCGTTCGGGCTCCAGGCGCAGGCGCCCGGCGAAGACTACGAGCTGCAGGACCCCGCGGCGCTCTTCGGTGCACGACACCACGAGGCGCCGCAACCGGTCGACCTGCCGGCCGAATGGGTGCCCGTGCCGGAGGTCGCCCCGCTGGTGGTCAAGGGCAACTACGCGGCGGCGATCGGCGCCCTTCTCGCCGGTTGCCGGCACGTCTATGGCTACCCGATCACGCCGTCGACGGAAGGCGCCGAGCTGATGGCCAAGCTCCTGCCCAAGCTCGACGGCGTCTTCCTGCAGGCGGTTTCGGAAGTGGCGACCGTGAACATCATGTACGGCTGCGGCGGTGCCGGGCTTCCCTGCCTGACCTTCACCTCGTCGCCGGGCTTCAGCCTGATGCTCGAAGGCATCTCCTACATGATCGGTGCGGAGGTCCCGGGGGTCTTCGTCAACGTCATGCGCGGCGGTCCGGGCCTCGGCAACATCGCGCCGGAGCAGTCGGACATCAAGCTCGCCTGCCGCGGGCTCGGCCACGGCAACACCCACGCCATCACGCTCGCCCCGGCGACGCCGCAGGAGATGCTCGACCTGTCGATGCTCGCCTTCGAGCTCTCGTTCAAGTACCGCAACCCGGTGGTCATCGCGAGCGACGGCTATCTCGGTCAGATGACCGGGCGGGTGAATCTGCCGAAGAAGATGGTGCGTCCGGGGCTCCCGGCCTGGGCGGTGTACGGGGACAAGATGCACCGCGGCAACCTCATCTGCTCGATCTACCTCTCGGAAGCCGAGCTCGAAGAGCACAACCGTCACCTGATCGACAAGTACGCTCGGATCACCGCCGCCGAACAGCGGGCCGACCTCTTCCACTGCGGCGACGCCGAGACCCTGGTCATCGCCTGCACGACGCCCGCCCAGATGGCCAAGGGTGCGGTGCAGGAGCTGCGGCAGATGGGGATCAAGGCGGGGCTCTTCCGTCCGATCACCCTCTGGCCGTTCCCCATCCAGCACCTGCTGCCGCTGCTCAAGCGCGTCGAGCGGATCGTCGTCGTCGAGGCGAGTCACGGTCAGCTCGAGGACGAGCTGCGCCTTGCCCTCTCCAACGCCGGTGTCTTCCGGCCGCCGCTGATCGAGCACGTGCGCCACTACGGCGGCATGCTCCCGTCCCAGTCCGAGATCGTCCACCAGGTGCTCGCCGCTGAAGAGGTGGCCTCATGA
- a CDS encoding sodium ion-translocating decarboxylase subunit beta, translated as MSFDLLLSLFQGIQTLVASRPAVIVARIALILLGMLLVYLGKREILDPLLMIPMGFGMSAVNAGVLFLAPGVQGTLFVDPILSEPAQLMNILQIDWLQPIYTFTFSNGLIACLVFMGIGVLLDVSYVLARPFESMFLALCAELGTIATFPIAMALGLKPGEAASIAMVGGADGPMVLYTSLTLSKHLFVPITVVAYLYLGLTYGGYPYLIKLLVPRRLRALKPAPPKKTVDITSGEKLAFSIVSCSVLCLLFPVAAPLFLSLFVGVAVKEAGLKHFVDIIGGPILYGSTFFLGLLLGVLCEANTILNPQVLLLLLLGILSLLLSGIGGIAGGYLMLLFKRGRYNPVIGIAAVSCVPTTAKVAQKSVWDEAPDVLILPEALGANICGVITTAIIAGIYITLVPFFQ; from the coding sequence GTGAGCTTCGACCTCCTGCTGAGTCTCTTCCAGGGCATCCAGACCCTCGTCGCCTCGCGTCCCGCGGTGATCGTGGCGCGGATCGCCCTGATCCTCCTCGGCATGCTGCTCGTCTACCTCGGCAAGCGCGAGATTCTCGATCCGCTGCTGATGATCCCGATGGGCTTCGGCATGAGCGCCGTCAACGCCGGTGTGCTCTTCCTCGCACCGGGGGTCCAGGGGACGCTCTTCGTCGACCCGATCCTCAGCGAGCCGGCGCAGCTGATGAACATCCTGCAGATCGACTGGCTGCAGCCGATCTACACCTTCACCTTCAGCAACGGCCTGATCGCCTGTCTCGTCTTCATGGGCATCGGCGTGCTGCTCGACGTCAGCTACGTGCTGGCGAGGCCGTTCGAAAGCATGTTCCTGGCGCTCTGCGCCGAGCTCGGGACCATCGCCACCTTCCCCATCGCCATGGCTCTCGGGCTCAAGCCCGGAGAGGCCGCGTCGATTGCCATGGTCGGCGGTGCGGACGGTCCGATGGTCCTCTACACCTCGCTGACCCTCTCGAAGCACCTCTTCGTGCCGATCACCGTCGTGGCCTACCTCTACCTCGGGCTCACCTACGGCGGTTATCCGTACCTGATCAAGCTGCTCGTGCCACGCCGGTTGCGCGCGCTCAAGCCGGCTCCGCCGAAGAAGACCGTCGACATCACCTCGGGCGAAAAGCTGGCATTCTCCATCGTCTCCTGCAGCGTCCTCTGCCTGCTCTTCCCCGTCGCCGCGCCGCTCTTCCTCTCGCTCTTCGTCGGCGTCGCGGTCAAGGAGGCCGGGCTCAAGCACTTCGTCGACATCATCGGCGGTCCGATCCTCTACGGCTCGACCTTCTTTCTCGGCTTGCTGCTCGGCGTCCTCTGCGAGGCCAACACCATCCTCAACCCGCAGGTGTTGCTGCTCCTGTTGCTGGGCATCCTTTCGCTGCTGCTCTCCGGCATCGGCGGGATCGCCGGCGGCTACCTGATGCTGCTGTTCAAGCGCGGGCGCTACAACCCGGTGATCGGCATCGCCGCCGTGAGCTGCGTGCCGACGACGGCGAAGGTGGCCCAGAAGTCGGTCTGGGACGAGGCACCCGACGTGCTGATCCTCCCGGAGGCGCTCGGTGCCAACATCTGTGGCGTGATCACCACCGCGATCATCGCCGGGATCTACATCACGCTGGTGCCCTTCTTCCAGTGA
- a CDS encoding site-2 protease family protein, whose product MANEPLSNRAGRRDGADPASAWALRIGTALGIPIRLHFTFLLILVWFGVRSMQQGETFLSGLAFAAMLFGCVLLHELGHAAVARIYGVKTREIVLYPIGGVARMESMPSGKAELLIAVAGPAVNLALAGMLFGVMISMQIAMPASAAEMLSGSSVVVELWILNLVLCFFNLVPAFPMDGGRILRATLTLFMPEEKSTAIAALVGQGFAILFGAIGLFSGNFMLLFVAFFVFLGAAQEAAFHRSRAAVAGLTARDAMVTRFEVLAPQDSLGRAAELLLATHQHDFPVVDAWGRVAGILSRGGLLEALARAGRESAVLDVMEREVVAVPPDAPLEEVLKLLQSRPSGPILVFEEGRLLGMVTFENLAELIEISRRLHTPRPS is encoded by the coding sequence TTGGCGAATGAACCGTTGTCGAACCGAGCAGGGCGCCGCGACGGCGCAGATCCTGCCTCGGCCTGGGCCCTGCGGATCGGGACCGCGCTGGGAATCCCGATCCGTCTGCACTTCACCTTCCTGCTGATCCTGGTCTGGTTCGGCGTGCGGTCGATGCAACAGGGAGAGACGTTCCTCTCCGGCCTTGCCTTCGCCGCCATGCTGTTCGGCTGCGTCCTGCTCCACGAGCTCGGGCATGCCGCGGTGGCGCGAATCTACGGCGTGAAGACGCGCGAGATCGTGCTCTATCCGATCGGCGGCGTGGCGCGGATGGAGAGCATGCCGTCGGGCAAGGCCGAGCTGCTCATCGCCGTAGCTGGCCCCGCAGTCAACCTCGCTCTGGCTGGAATGCTCTTCGGCGTGATGATCTCCATGCAGATCGCCATGCCGGCGAGCGCGGCGGAGATGCTGTCGGGCAGCTCGGTGGTCGTCGAGCTGTGGATCCTCAACCTCGTCCTCTGCTTCTTCAATCTCGTCCCGGCCTTCCCGATGGACGGCGGTCGTATCCTGCGGGCGACGCTCACCCTCTTCATGCCGGAGGAGAAGTCGACGGCGATCGCCGCGCTCGTCGGGCAGGGCTTTGCCATCCTCTTTGGCGCGATCGGCCTGTTTTCCGGCAACTTCATGCTGCTGTTCGTCGCCTTCTTCGTCTTCCTGGGAGCCGCGCAGGAGGCGGCGTTTCACCGGAGTCGCGCGGCCGTCGCCGGACTGACGGCGCGCGACGCGATGGTGACGCGTTTCGAAGTCCTCGCGCCGCAGGATTCCCTCGGCCGCGCCGCCGAGCTGCTGTTGGCGACGCACCAGCACGACTTTCCGGTGGTCGACGCCTGGGGTCGCGTCGCCGGGATCCTCTCGCGCGGCGGTCTCCTCGAGGCCTTGGCGCGCGCTGGGCGCGAGTCGGCGGTGCTCGACGTGATGGAGCGCGAGGTGGTCGCCGTGCCGCCGGACGCGCCGCTCGAGGAGGTGCTCAAGCTCCTCCAGTCGCGCCCGTCCGGTCCGATCCTCGTCTTCGAGGAGGGGCGGTTGCTCGGCATGGTGACGTTCGAGAATCTCGCCGAGCTCATCGAGATCTCGCGCCGTCTCCACACGCCGCGTCCCTCCTAG
- a CDS encoding pyridoxal phosphate-dependent aminotransferase: MRLTARAMRLGESATMRVARRAAELRAQGHDIVDFGPGEPDFPSPPSAVEEAAAALAAGFTRYTAADGIPELRRALAERYHAQHGAPWDLDQVVVTAGAKQALFELALALFDDEHDVVLNTPCWVSFPEQVRFAGSRVVSVPLDGGDGFRIHAGPILAALGERTRAVILNSPGNPTGGIVTGDELRRIVEGCASRGVVVIADETYERFVYHADGHASAARLAAEFPETVVVVGSFSKSYAMTGWRLGYCLAPRPIAKAVVRIQSHASSNPNSFAMRGALAALEHGEPHVAAMIAEYRGRRDLVAERLCALPGVRCTPPDGAFLVFPDVSAIYGEGLCGSAAFAERLLEEEGVAVVPGEAFGDDRHIRISYACSRERLATGLTRLAEFVTSRAR; this comes from the coding sequence ATGCGGCTTACCGCAAGAGCGATGCGTCTCGGCGAGTCGGCGACGATGCGCGTGGCGCGCCGGGCTGCCGAGCTGCGCGCCCAGGGACACGACATCGTCGACTTCGGACCGGGTGAGCCCGACTTTCCGTCGCCACCTTCGGCAGTGGAGGAGGCCGCCGCTGCGCTCGCCGCCGGGTTCACCCGCTACACCGCGGCGGACGGAATTCCCGAGCTGCGCCGCGCTCTCGCCGAGCGCTATCACGCCCAGCACGGGGCGCCCTGGGATCTCGATCAGGTCGTCGTCACCGCCGGCGCCAAGCAGGCGCTCTTCGAGCTCGCCCTGGCGCTGTTCGACGACGAGCACGACGTGGTGCTCAACACGCCCTGCTGGGTGAGCTTCCCCGAGCAGGTCCGCTTCGCCGGGTCCCGCGTCGTCTCGGTACCGCTCGACGGAGGGGATGGCTTTCGGATTCACGCCGGGCCGATCCTCGCGGCGCTCGGCGAGCGCACGCGGGCGGTGATCCTCAATTCGCCGGGCAATCCGACCGGTGGCATCGTCACGGGCGACGAACTGCGCCGCATCGTCGAGGGTTGTGCCTCTCGTGGCGTGGTGGTGATCGCCGACGAGACCTACGAGCGCTTCGTGTATCACGCCGATGGGCATGCGAGCGCGGCGCGGCTCGCCGCCGAGTTCCCGGAGACCGTGGTGGTGGTCGGCTCGTTCTCGAAGAGCTACGCGATGACCGGATGGCGTCTCGGCTATTGCCTGGCGCCACGGCCGATCGCCAAGGCCGTCGTGCGTATCCAGAGCCACGCGTCGTCGAACCCGAACTCCTTCGCCATGCGAGGAGCTCTGGCGGCGCTCGAGCACGGCGAGCCGCACGTCGCGGCGATGATCGCCGAGTATCGCGGACGTCGCGACCTGGTGGCCGAGCGGCTCTGCGCCCTTCCCGGCGTACGCTGCACTCCTCCCGACGGGGCGTTCCTGGTCTTCCCGGACGTCTCGGCGATCTACGGCGAGGGTCTGTGCGGCTCGGCGGCGTTCGCCGAGCGCCTGCTCGAGGAGGAGGGCGTCGCGGTCGTGCCCGGCGAGGCGTTCGGCGACGACCGTCACATTCGCATTTCGTACGCCTGCTCGCGCGAGCGGCTGGCGACCGGCCTGACGCGGCTGGCCGAGTTCGTCACCTCCCGCGCCCGATGA
- a CDS encoding thioredoxin family protein translates to MSWVRQIAPAFELAEKSGKLVIVDLFADWCSWCHTMDEQVFSTARFRELSSRFVLLRVDVEDGGEGSAFRDRFNAPNLPTILVLDSHQARVGAIEGYLTADALVERIEREVETWRGLVSAFEAGSFRSDRELFQKLVGEFHERGDGRRAALLYRELLAADPPESARRWTRYMLADALRLAGDFAAADRELGDARKEATAGSDRELLERIDLLRFYLEQDRGACAAAKSVLESFLRDYPESADTTKARNLLRLLRLDGRPHCV, encoded by the coding sequence GTGAGCTGGGTTCGCCAGATCGCTCCGGCCTTCGAGCTCGCCGAGAAGAGCGGCAAGCTGGTGATCGTCGATCTCTTTGCCGACTGGTGCTCCTGGTGCCACACGATGGACGAGCAGGTCTTCTCGACCGCTCGCTTCCGCGAGCTCTCGTCGCGCTTCGTGCTGCTGCGTGTCGACGTCGAGGACGGCGGCGAAGGAAGCGCGTTTCGCGACCGCTTCAACGCACCGAACCTGCCGACGATCCTCGTGCTCGACTCTCACCAGGCGCGGGTCGGCGCCATCGAGGGATACCTCACGGCCGATGCGCTCGTCGAGCGGATCGAGCGGGAAGTCGAGACCTGGCGCGGACTGGTCTCCGCCTTCGAGGCGGGCTCGTTCCGCTCCGATCGCGAGCTGTTCCAGAAGCTGGTCGGCGAGTTCCACGAGCGCGGCGACGGCCGCCGGGCAGCGCTCCTCTATCGCGAGCTGCTCGCCGCCGATCCGCCGGAGTCGGCCCGACGGTGGACGCGCTACATGCTCGCCGACGCGCTGAGGCTGGCTGGCGATTTCGCCGCCGCCGACCGCGAGCTCGGCGACGCGAGGAAGGAAGCGACCGCAGGGTCGGACCGCGAGCTGCTCGAACGCATCGATCTGCTCCGCTTCTACCTCGAACAGGATCGTGGCGCGTGTGCGGCCGCCAAGTCCGTCCTGGAGAGCTTCCTGCGCGACTACCCGGAGAGCGCCGACACGACGAAGGCGCGGAATCTGTTGCGCCTCCTGCGCCTGGACGGCCGCCCACACTGCGTCTAG
- a CDS encoding acetyl-CoA carboxylase biotin carboxyl carrier protein subunit, producing the protein MKLKITVNDVAYEVDVEILDPADGVGAPEALPTPQSFVSPGAAYTPLTPAAASPALAPPAQAGALASPVAGTVLEVRCKPGDVVDENQLVFVLETMKMKTSIAAPGKGRVSAVLVAVGDSVREGQPLLSFA; encoded by the coding sequence ATGAAGCTCAAGATCACCGTCAACGACGTCGCCTACGAGGTGGACGTCGAGATTCTCGACCCCGCCGACGGCGTCGGCGCTCCGGAAGCGCTGCCGACGCCACAGTCCTTCGTCTCGCCCGGCGCCGCCTACACCCCGCTGACCCCCGCGGCCGCCTCGCCGGCTCTCGCGCCACCGGCCCAGGCGGGAGCGCTCGCGTCGCCCGTCGCCGGCACCGTGCTGGAAGTCCGCTGCAAGCCCGGCGACGTCGTCGACGAGAACCAGCTCGTGTTCGTGCTCGAGACGATGAAGATGAAGACCTCGATCGCCGCACCCGGCAAGGGGCGCGTGTCGGCCGTGCTCGTCGCCGTCGGGGACTCGGTGCGCGAAGGCCAGCCGTTGCTGAGCTTCGCCTGA
- a CDS encoding acyl-CoA carboxylase subunit beta, whose translation MNHETILQLREERSRLYLGGGRDRIEKQHAAGKLTARERLAMLFDPNSFQEWNLYVRHRSNHPDLAGRELPGEGVVTGLGLTDGRPLYAASQDFTVAGGSIGEAGARKICEVMDAALKTGDPFLFVNDGAGARIQEGVDALDGYGHVFYRNVLLSGVVPQISIVAGPCAGGAAYSPALTDFIIQVERRGQLYITGPSVIKEVTGEETTADELGGVDTHSRVSGVVHFVAEDDAAAVALARRLLSFLPSNNTEDAPFLREQHNEMIVADPGFESVVPDDPREPYDMRQVILRAVDRGDFLEIQADYASNLVIGLGRLMGRSVGIVANQPMVRAGALDIDASDKASRFIRFCNAFNLPLVTFVDVPGFLPGIRQELGGIIRHGAKMLFAYAAATVPKMTVVVRKAYGGAYLAMCAKAMGADRACAWPTAEIAVMGAEGAVRVLNRREIEQADDPRAELERRVAEYRTQFSDPRVAAGRGMIDEIIEPAETRLYLASALEVLRSKRELRPHKKHGLIPM comes from the coding sequence ATGAACCACGAGACGATCCTCCAACTTCGCGAGGAGCGCTCCCGCCTTTATCTCGGCGGCGGGCGCGACCGCATCGAGAAACAGCATGCCGCGGGCAAGCTCACCGCCCGCGAGCGGCTCGCCATGCTCTTCGACCCCAACTCCTTCCAGGAGTGGAACCTCTATGTCCGCCACCGCTCGAACCACCCGGATCTCGCCGGCAGAGAGCTGCCGGGCGAAGGGGTGGTCACCGGCCTCGGTCTCACCGATGGCCGCCCGCTCTACGCGGCGAGCCAGGACTTCACCGTCGCCGGCGGCTCGATCGGCGAGGCCGGCGCCCGCAAAATCTGCGAGGTGATGGACGCCGCCCTCAAGACCGGCGATCCGTTCCTCTTCGTCAACGACGGGGCGGGCGCGCGCATCCAGGAGGGAGTCGACGCGCTCGACGGCTACGGCCATGTCTTCTATCGGAACGTCCTGCTCTCCGGCGTCGTGCCGCAGATCTCGATCGTCGCCGGTCCCTGTGCCGGTGGAGCCGCCTATTCGCCGGCGCTCACCGACTTCATCATCCAGGTCGAGCGACGCGGCCAGCTCTACATCACCGGCCCTTCGGTCATCAAGGAGGTCACCGGCGAAGAGACCACCGCCGACGAGCTCGGCGGAGTCGACACCCATTCGCGCGTCTCCGGGGTCGTCCATTTCGTCGCCGAAGACGACGCGGCGGCGGTGGCGCTGGCGCGACGCCTCCTCTCGTTCCTGCCAAGCAACAACACCGAGGATGCGCCGTTCCTGCGCGAGCAGCACAACGAGATGATCGTCGCCGACCCGGGCTTCGAGTCGGTGGTCCCGGACGATCCGCGCGAGCCGTACGACATGCGGCAGGTGATCCTCCGTGCCGTCGACCGCGGCGACTTCCTCGAGATCCAGGCAGACTACGCGTCGAATCTCGTCATCGGCCTGGGGCGGCTGATGGGTCGCAGCGTCGGCATCGTCGCCAACCAGCCGATGGTGCGCGCCGGCGCCCTCGACATCGACGCCTCCGACAAGGCTTCGCGCTTCATCCGCTTCTGCAACGCCTTCAATCTGCCGCTGGTGACCTTCGTCGACGTCCCCGGGTTCCTGCCGGGCATCCGCCAGGAGCTCGGCGGGATCATCCGCCACGGGGCGAAGATGCTCTTCGCCTACGCGGCGGCGACAGTGCCGAAGATGACGGTGGTCGTCCGCAAGGCCTACGGCGGCGCCTACCTGGCGATGTGCGCCAAGGCGATGGGAGCCGACCGCGCCTGCGCCTGGCCGACGGCCGAGATCGCCGTGATGGGCGCCGAAGGCGCGGTGCGCGTGCTCAACCGGCGTGAGATCGAACAGGCCGACGACCCACGCGCCGAGCTCGAGCGTCGTGTCGCCGAGTACCGCACCCAGTTTTCCGATCCGCGGGTGGCCGCCGGACGCGGCATGATCGACGAGATCATCGAGCCGGCCGAGACGCGGCTCTACCTGGCGAGCGCCCTCGAGGTCCTGCGTTCGAAGCGCGAGCTGCGGCCGCACAAGAAGCACGGCCTGATCCCGATGTAG